The proteins below are encoded in one region of Syngnathus acus chromosome 2, fSynAcu1.2, whole genome shotgun sequence:
- the actr8 gene encoding actin-related protein 8: MTQAEKEQDNGKEKEKERDKEKEREQRGVKRPIAPPTIPEPLQEQIQSNFVIVIHPGSRTLRIGRATDNLPLTIPHMIARRHKQSGQSRYEDAWLLRDGLNKPESNEQRQNGLKMVDQAIWSKKMSNGVRRTPVSAEQARAYNCQIRPAVLDSNSRVKWTNTSHHPPYLIGEEAVYVKPTDSYDIHWPVVRGQLNVHAGPGGSLTAVLADLETIWSHVIQKNLEIPLKDLKYYRCILLVPDIYNRQHAKELVSMLLLNMGFSAIIVHQESVCATFGSGLSSACVVDVGDQKTSLCCVEDGVSHRNSRLSLAYGGADVTRILFWLLQRAGFPYRDCQLSNRLDCQLLQHIKETLCHLDQDISGLRDHEFQTRFPDAPAFLFQVRLGDEKLQAPMGLFYPSTFGIVGQKMTSLQFRSQGDSEDPHDELYLLATHSKQDQSSKNASDRKVLSRQGGALDGDASGQGGIGELSELPRSSGGSGGMQAETDIGAAQGECLMGVGEAEEALSTHLSRKTAIMNQFEGKALGLDKAILHSIDCCASDETKRKMYSSILVVGGGLMFHGAQEFLLHRIINKMPPSFRRLVDNVEVITRPKDMDPRLISWKGGAVLACLDTTQEMWIHQREWQRFGVRMLRERAAFVW; encoded by the exons ATGACCCAAGCAGAGAAAGAGCAAGACAatggaaaggaaaaagaaaaagagcgcGACAAAGAGAAGGAGAGGGAGCAAAGAGGAGTGAAAAGACCCATTGCTCCACCGACCATCCCCGAGCCCCTCCAGGAG CAAATACAGAGCAACTTTGTAATCGTCATCCATCCTGGATCGAGGACGCTGCGTATTGGGCGAGCGACGGACAACCTTCCGCTCACGATTCCACACATGATAGCACGTCGCCACAAACAAAGTGGCCAGTCCCGATACGAAGATGCCTGGCTGCTCAGGGACGGTCTAAAT AAACCTGAGAGTAATGAACAGAGACAAAATGGGCTTAAAATGGTTGACCAGGCCATTTGGTCAAAGAAGATGTCCAATGGAGTGAGGAGGACACCAGTGTCTGctgagcag GCAAGAGCATATAACTGTCAGATCCGTCCAGCCGTGCTAGACAGCAACTCTCGGGTGAAATGGACCAACACATCTCACCACCCGCCTTATTTGATAGGAGAGGAG GCCGTGTATGTGAAACCAACAGACTCTTATGACATCCACTGGCCCGTAGTTCGAGGTCAGCTCAACGTGCACGCTGGCCCTGGAGGCTCACTAACTGCTGTCCTGGCTGACCTTGAGACCATCTGGAGTCATGTTATTCAGAAGAACTTGGAGATCCCGCTCAAAGACCTAAAG TATTACAGATGCATCCTTTTGGTTCCCGACATCTACAACAGGCAGCATGCCAAGGAACTGGTCTCCATGCTCCTGCTTAATATGGGCTTCTCAG CAATCATAGTGCACCAGGAGTCAGTGTGTGCGACATTTGGCAGTGGGTTGAGCAGCGCTTGTGTCGTAGACGTTGGAGACCAGAAGACCAGTCTCTGCTGTGTAGAGGACGGAGTTTCCCATCGGAACTCCAG GTTGTCTTTGGCGTATGGTGGTGCAGATGTGACCCGCATTTTATTCTGGCTCCTGCAGAGGGCAGGATTTCCCTACAGAGACTGTCAGTTGTCCAACAGGTTGGACTGTCAGCTACTACAACATATAAAGGAGACACTCTGCCATTTGGACCAG GACATATCTGGACTTCGAGATCATGAATTCCAAACCCGTTTCCCAGATGCCCCAGCTTTTCTCTTCCAGGTTCGCTTAGGCGATGAAAAATTACAG GCGCCCATGGGACTGTTCTACCCCAGCACGTTTGGTATCGTCGGTCAGAAGATGACATCGCTACAGTTTCGTTCTCAAGGTGACTCAGAAGACCCTCATGATGAACTTTATTTATTGGCCACGCACAGCAAACAAgaccag TCTTCCAAGAATGCTTCGGACCGCAAGGTGCTCTCAAGACAAGGCGGCGCTTTGGATGGCGACGCGAGTGGTCAAGGAGGCATTGGTGAGTTGTCAGAACTGCCCAGGAGCAGCGGCGGCAGTGGAGGAATGCAGGCTGAGACGGATATTGGAGCCGCCCAGGGAGAGTGCCTGATGGGAGTcggggaggcggaggaggccCTCTCCACACATCTCTCCAGGAAGACTGCAATCATGAACCAGTTTGAGGGCAAAGCTCTCGGCCTGGATAAAGCCATATTGCACAGCATCGACTGTTGTG CCTCGGACGAGACCAAGCGAAAGATGTACAGCTCCATCCTGGTGGTGGGTGGAGGGCTCATGTTTCATGGCGCTCAGGAGTTCCTACTTCACCGCATCATCAACAAGATGCCACCGTCCTTCAGAAGGCTTGTGGACAATGTGGAAGTGATCACAAGGCCAAAA GATATGGACCCTAGACTGATATCATGGAAGGGGGGAGCTGTGCTGGCTTGTCTGGACACAACACAAGAAATGTGGATCCACCAGAGAGAGTGGCAGCGGTTTGGTGTTCGAATGTTACGTGAGCGGGCTGCTTTTGTCTGGTGA
- the selenok gene encoding selenoprotein K encodes MVYVSNGQVLDSRSQSPWRLSLVVDLFWGAVEFFGLFFKTIIDPDLTKDGHSSSRFSDGRGPPGPPGGRRRFGRINFGGGPSPPPMGGGGUGR; translated from the exons ATGGTGTACGTGTCGAACG GTCAAGTTCTGGACAGCCGGAGCCAGTCACCATGGCGACTGTCTTTAGTGGTTGACCTCTTCTGGGGAGCTGTGGAGTTTTTTGGCCTGTT ttttaaaacaataattgACCCAGACCTGACAAAAGATGGACATAGCTCGTCACGGTTTTCTGATGGCAGAGG TCCTCCAGGTCCCCCTGGGGGCCGAAGGCGGTTTGGAAGAATAAACTTTGGTGGTGGGCCCAGTCCTCCTCCAATGgggggaggaggatgaggaag GTAA
- the LOC119118226 gene encoding lamina-associated polypeptide 2, isoforms beta/gamma-like, with translation MSQSFQGDVIKSPHATERHHGEHARLSLVHAVQDPVQLGGPATMEEKPNNGQKCNLSMLTDDDLKAALLAYGVTIGPIVGSTRAVYERKLRRLQAKWGTLNGEEKVHHHEWEDESSDDSDSGSSLEEEPMEEYTEVGDSLTFIM, from the exons ATGTCACAAAGCTTTCAaggtgatgtcatcaaatcACCGCATGCCACAGAAAGGCATCATGGAGAACATGCCAGGCTAAGTTTAGTGCATGCTGTCCAAGATCCAGTCCAACTTGGTGGCCCGGCCACCATG GAAGAGAAGCCAAACAATGGACAGAAATGTAACCTGAGTATGCTGACGGATGATGACCTTAAGGCCGCATTACTTGCGTACGGGGTCACAATTGGGCCAATAGTGG GCTCCACCAGGGCCGTGTATGAGAGGAAGCTGAGGAGGCTGCAGGCGAAATGGGGCACTTTGAACGGAGAGGAGAAAGTTCATCACCACGAGTGGGAAGACGAAAGCAGTGATGACAGTGACTCGG GATCAAGCCTGGAAGAAGAACCGATGGAAGAATACACTGAGGTGGGAGATAGTTTGACATTTATCATgtag